A section of the Candidatus Baltobacteraceae bacterium genome encodes:
- the mraY gene encoding phospho-N-acetylmuramoyl-pentapeptide-transferase encodes MTLLAAAPLWAFQGAVVALVVGALVLPLLRRLQFRQRAYEDAPATHQVKSGTPTMGGVIFIVAMALAMLTRVPLVVPLGFLAIACGLVGFIDDYLAVRQGTNRGLRARTKFLLTALVAIMFLRALDGSYSFFPRDTLFHAGSYSLIAPHWLWLVLGIVAVVGTIHAVNLTDGLDGLATGTIVPPLVVFVLIGAQTLVPAAMIGAATGLGACLGFLYYNRHPAKMFMGDTGSLALGALLAGVAILSGEMLLLIVIGGVFVAETLSVILQVTYFKLTHGKRIFRMSPLHHHYELEGWPETKVTGRFWLASLLCSAVGWAIVR; translated from the coding sequence ATGACGCTGTTGGCTGCCGCACCATTATGGGCGTTCCAGGGCGCGGTCGTGGCGCTCGTCGTAGGAGCTCTCGTGCTGCCGCTGCTGCGCCGATTGCAGTTTCGCCAACGTGCGTACGAGGACGCGCCGGCCACGCATCAAGTCAAGAGCGGTACCCCCACGATGGGCGGCGTGATCTTCATCGTGGCGATGGCGCTCGCCATGCTCACCCGCGTGCCGCTCGTCGTGCCGCTCGGCTTTTTGGCGATCGCGTGCGGGCTCGTCGGATTCATCGACGATTATCTTGCGGTACGTCAGGGGACCAATCGCGGATTGCGCGCGCGAACGAAGTTCTTGCTCACGGCGCTCGTCGCTATCATGTTCCTGCGCGCGCTCGACGGATCGTACAGTTTCTTTCCGCGCGACACGCTATTTCACGCCGGTTCCTACTCGCTGATCGCACCGCACTGGCTGTGGCTCGTGCTCGGCATTGTCGCCGTGGTCGGCACGATCCACGCCGTCAACCTTACCGACGGACTCGACGGACTCGCAACCGGAACGATCGTGCCCCCGCTAGTGGTGTTCGTGTTGATCGGCGCGCAAACGCTCGTACCGGCGGCAATGATCGGTGCGGCGACCGGGCTGGGCGCGTGCTTGGGGTTCCTCTACTACAACCGCCATCCGGCCAAAATGTTCATGGGCGACACGGGATCGCTGGCGTTAGGCGCGCTGCTCGCGGGTGTCGCCATTTTGAGCGGCGAGATGCTGCTGCTGATCGTGATCGGCGGCGTCTTCGTCGCCGAAACGCTATCGGTCATTTTGCAAGTGACGTACTTCAAGCTGACGCACGGCAAGCGTATCTTCCGTATGAGCCCGCTGCACCACCATTACGAGCTGGAGGGCTGGCCCGAAACGAAAGTGACGGGGCGCTTTTGGCTGGCGTCGCTGTTGTGTTCTGCCGTGGGCTGGGCGATCGTTCGATGA
- a CDS encoding coenzyme F420-0:L-glutamate ligase, with protein sequence MSVATRSLAVVRPELPPGLVAIPVRTRLVRPGDDLVAVVAEAVSGIARAGDVIAVSETAVAIAEGEFVPAEFVRPSRLAYALSRRAGALATVNQPESMQLVIDRVGVWRVVQATAAHVLGRLRGRRGAFYEVMGDAITAIDGYTGTMPPYERAIVFAPRDPDAFSATFASRTGIACAVVDANDLQKAKVLGASDGVNRTAIERALLDNPHGNGDEQTPVVVLKWRAAGRSPLREDVPA encoded by the coding sequence GTGAGTGTTGCGACGCGTTCGCTCGCCGTCGTGCGTCCCGAGCTGCCGCCGGGCTTGGTTGCCATTCCCGTACGCACGCGGTTGGTGCGGCCGGGCGACGATCTCGTTGCCGTGGTTGCCGAAGCGGTGAGCGGGATCGCGCGCGCGGGTGACGTCATTGCGGTCTCGGAGACGGCCGTCGCGATCGCCGAAGGCGAGTTCGTTCCGGCGGAGTTCGTGCGTCCGTCGCGGCTAGCATATGCGTTGTCGCGACGAGCGGGCGCCTTAGCAACCGTCAACCAGCCGGAGTCGATGCAGCTCGTGATCGACCGCGTCGGCGTTTGGCGCGTCGTGCAGGCAACCGCGGCGCACGTGCTCGGCCGCCTGCGCGGACGCCGCGGCGCCTTCTACGAAGTCATGGGCGATGCGATTACCGCCATCGACGGCTACACCGGAACCATGCCACCCTACGAACGCGCCATCGTGTTTGCGCCGCGCGATCCCGACGCGTTCTCGGCGACGTTTGCGTCGCGCACCGGCATCGCGTGCGCGGTCGTCGATGCCAACGACTTACAAAAGGCCAAAGTGTTAGGTGCGTCGGACGGCGTGAACCGTACCGCTATCGAGCGAGCGCTGCTGGATAATCCGCACGGCAACGGCGACGAACAGACGCCGGTCGTCGTATTGAAGTGGCGCGCCGCCGGAAGAAGTCCGCTGCGCGAGGACGTTCCGGCATGA
- the murF gene encoding UDP-N-acetylmuramoyl-tripeptide--D-alanyl-D-alanine ligase yields the protein MNIPIQQAVTALGATLFDADAAPAEVRVSTDTRTLERGDTFVALTGDRFNGHDYTADAVKRGAALLVVDEADSRVPGVATLLVERTRSAYMTLAGIARDTFAGRVIAITGSTGKTTTKAFLTQLLATKYGSRVIAAPANENNEIGVGKLLLAASNEEHDAIVIEMGARQYGDVATLVAFAKPEVGVLTNIGEAHLEIMGSRERLAETKWALFEKGARAVLNADDPVSVKRAARLVHPPHWFAAREAEAADRPGRMTTLAGRSRAVDRDGDRCEELDVDVNVPGLHNRANAAAAIAGALELGVPLASMREVLATLRLPEGRFESFRVPAGWRVIYDAYNANASGMVAALDAFAMEKPERAIAVLGSMAELGNESEKLHERVGAHAAKRVDVLLVSGEYAGALARGAAGAGFSSQMIVTIDDNAQAARWLREHARKGDVVLLKGSRKYKLEEIVEDLLA from the coding sequence ATGAACATCCCGATTCAACAAGCCGTGACCGCGCTGGGTGCGACGCTCTTCGATGCCGATGCCGCGCCGGCCGAGGTGCGCGTCAGCACCGACACGCGCACGCTCGAGCGAGGCGACACGTTCGTGGCCCTGACCGGCGACCGGTTCAACGGTCACGACTACACGGCCGACGCCGTCAAGCGCGGCGCCGCGCTGCTGGTCGTCGACGAAGCCGATTCGCGCGTTCCCGGAGTCGCAACCCTCCTGGTCGAGCGTACGCGCTCGGCGTACATGACGTTGGCGGGCATTGCGCGCGACACGTTCGCGGGGCGCGTCATCGCGATTACGGGCAGTACCGGAAAGACGACGACGAAGGCGTTCCTTACGCAACTGCTGGCGACGAAATACGGAAGCCGCGTGATCGCGGCGCCGGCCAACGAGAATAACGAGATCGGCGTCGGCAAACTGCTGCTCGCGGCGTCCAATGAAGAACACGACGCAATCGTGATCGAGATGGGGGCGCGCCAGTACGGCGACGTCGCAACGCTCGTCGCGTTTGCCAAACCCGAAGTCGGCGTGCTGACCAACATTGGCGAAGCGCACTTGGAAATCATGGGATCGCGCGAACGGCTTGCCGAGACGAAGTGGGCGCTCTTTGAAAAAGGCGCGCGTGCGGTGCTCAACGCCGACGATCCCGTCTCGGTCAAGCGTGCCGCCCGTTTGGTGCATCCGCCGCATTGGTTTGCCGCGCGCGAAGCGGAAGCCGCGGATCGTCCGGGCCGCATGACGACGTTGGCCGGACGCTCGCGCGCGGTCGATCGCGACGGCGATCGCTGCGAAGAACTCGACGTCGACGTCAACGTTCCCGGCCTGCACAACCGCGCCAACGCGGCCGCGGCAATCGCGGGCGCGCTCGAGCTCGGCGTACCGCTCGCGTCGATGCGCGAGGTTCTGGCGACGTTACGCTTGCCCGAAGGACGGTTCGAATCGTTTCGCGTGCCCGCCGGCTGGCGCGTCATTTACGACGCGTACAACGCCAACGCGAGCGGAATGGTCGCTGCGCTCGACGCGTTCGCCATGGAGAAACCCGAACGCGCGATTGCCGTGCTCGGCAGCATGGCCGAACTGGGAAACGAATCTGAAAAATTGCACGAGCGGGTGGGGGCGCACGCAGCCAAGCGCGTCGACGTATTACTTGTTAGCGGAGAATACGCCGGCGCGCTGGCCCGTGGAGCCGCCGGGGCCGGCTTTTCGTCGCAGATGATCGTGACGATCGACGATAACGCGCAGGCCGCTCGCTGGCTGCGCGAACACGCGCGCAAAGGCGACGTCGTGCTGCTCAAAGGATCGCGTAAATACAAGCTCGAGGAAATCGTGGAGGACCTGCTCGCGTGA